DNA from Methanobacteriales archaeon HGW-Methanobacteriales-1:
AGCCGCTCCTGGCGATACCATTTATGTAAACGCTTCAGGGGGAAATGACTCCTGGGACGGGCAATCTGCCACGTACACCGGAGCCAGTGGGCCAAAACTCACAATTAAAAACGCTGCAGGAACTGTAAACCCAAACGGAATAATAAACATTGCAAACGGGACATACAACGAGAACAACATAACCATTACCAAGAGTATGAAACTCATTGGGCAAAGTCAAACTGGCACCATCATAAATGGGATGCAAACTAATACCATATTTTTCATTGGATCTGGAATTAGTGTTACCATGAGTAATTTGACCTTAACTAATGGAAAAACAACCAGTAATGGAGGAGCCATCTTTGATTGGACACATGACCCTTACTATTACTACTACAATGGTGGTGCAATTCACAATAGAGGCAATTTAACAATTATCAACTGTAATTTCACCAGTAACACTGCCTTTAATAATGGAGCTGGTGGGGCCATCTACAACGATGCCAATTTAAATGTAACGGGCAGCAGTTTCATTAATAATGGGGCCAATAAAGGTGGTGCTATCTACAATTGTGCTAATGCCAATGTAACTTTCAGTAGATTATCTGGAAACTCAGCATATCAGGGAAATTCAATTTACAATTGGATAGGAACCACTGATGCACAACTTAACTGGTGGGGATCCAATGCCGGACCTTCTGGTACAGTAGGAACTGTAAATACCGGAGCATGGCTAATTTTGAAGATTACTGCAGATACTACTATTGAATACGGTGAAACTTCTGATATAACCGTCAGTATGTTAAATGATTCCAATGGAATTTATCATAACCCATCTAATGGATGTTTATATAATATTCCAGTAGCATTAACCGGGACAAAGGGTACATTATCCCCTTCAAGTGCTAAAACAGTTAATGGAATCGTTCAATCAGTTTTCACAGCCACTAGTGGTGGTGATGCTGTTATAAACGCCATTGTTGATGGTCAAGCCGTTTCTATAGGAATTGCCGTAAACCCTACTTACAGTACACTCACTTCTGTCAACAATTTTAAAGGTCAAAACGTAACCCTGATTGTTCAGGTGGTTGATAGTGATCACAATTCTGTAAATGAAGGCCAAGTCACTTTTAAAGTGAATGGAACCATCGTAAGAACTGTGAATGTCACATCCGGACAGGGCAAGTTAAACTGGACTATACCATTAAACTGGAATGCTGGAACTTACAATATTACAGCTAATTACTCTGCAACTAACTATGCTAGTTCTAATAGTAGTGCCATGTTGACTGTGGATAAAACACCGACAATATTAACCTTAAATAATGTAAGCAGTTTCCATAACCAGTACGTAAACATAATTGCTAATCTAACAGATTATTATGGTAATGCACTGGGTGGTAGGACTGTAAACTTTACTATTAATGGTGACCCTACAACATACACCGCAACTACACTAGCTAATGGATTAGCCACAATAAACTACCAAATAATTCAGGACACTAACAGCTACAGCATATCCTCCTCATTCAGTGGAGATAGCAATCATTTATCCTCAACATCTAACATTGGAAACCTTAATGTAAGTAAAACACCGACCAATACCACCGTAAATTCATTAAACAACTTCTCAGGCCAAAATGTAACTTTAGCTGCCCAGGTACTTGATTACTACAATCAACCCGTACCAAACGGCCAAGTTAGATTTACTATAGGAAACGCCACCCCAGTTACTGTAAATGTCGTATCCGGCATTGCAACAACCATCTGGACCATCCCATATTCCTGGACAGCTGGAAACTACAATATTGTTGCTGAATACCTTGGAACAAATAATTTAACAGTTTCCAATGCAGTTGGAACATTAACTGCAGATAAGATACCTACCAACTTAACTCTAAGTAATGTATCGAATTTTTGGCATCAATACGTGGACATAGTAGCAACTTTAACCGATTACTACGGTGCTCCATTAGCTGGGAAAAATATAACCATTACTCTAAATGGTGATTCAGTAACCTACAACTTAACTACAAATTCAAGCGGTTCAGCCACACTAAACTACCAAATAAACCAAGATAGTGGAAATTACTCAGTTTCGGGATTATTTAATGGAGATAGTAATTACTTACCTACTAGCAATCTCGCAAATCTGAATGTGATTAAAACACCAACCAGCATTAGCATAGACACTGTAAACAACTTCTCAGGCCAAACTGTGACCCTGATTGCCCATATAGTGGATTACTACAATCAAACTGTGAAAAGCGGTCAAGTTAGATTTACAGTAGGAAACACCACACCAGTTACAGTAAATGTCGTATCCGGCCTAGCCACACTCAATGGAACAATACCACTCAGTTGGGCGGTTGGAAACTACAATATCACTGCAGAATACTTAGGAACCAGTAATTTAACCGTTTCTAATGCAACTGGAACCTTAAATGTCGATAGAACTCCAGTTAATGTAACTGTAGAAGCTGGAAACAATTTCTATCACCAATACGTAGACATAATAGCCAATATCACAGATTACTATGGTAATCCATTGGTTAACAAGTTAGTGACCTTCCAAATTGATGGAGACTCCAGTAATTACACTGCAAACACAGATTCCAATGGTTTAGCCGCACTACAATACCAGATAGTTCAGAATGTAGGAAACTACAACATAAAAGCCATGTTCGGTGGAGATGTTGATTACTTGAATTCTACAAATAACGGAACTCTTGCAGTAACTAAAACACCTGCTCAGTTAACTATGAATAATATAACCAGTTTCCCTGGTCAAAGTGTTAATCTGACAGCTAGTGTATTCGATTACTACAATAGCACCTTAGATGATGGTCTAGTTACTTTCAAAGTAAATGGAACCATTGCAGGTACTACTAATGTTTCATCTGGAGTGGCCATTTTGTCAAATTGGCAAATATCATCCTCTTGGGATGCTGGAAATTATGAAATAACCGCCGAGTACACTGAAAACAATGATTATCTAAGTAATTCAACTAACAGCACACTGATTGCCAATTTAATACCAACTAGCATCACTATTGACCCATTAACTGGATATAAATCAGCTAATGTTACTTTGTCTGCAAAAATAGTGAACCTGGTGAATTATATTTCATTACAAGGCAAAAGTATTGATTTCTATGTAAATGGTACTAAAGTAGGGTCTGGATTAGTAAATGAAGATGGCATCGCTACCTACAATTACCACATCCTAGAAAACATTGGAACATACGATATTACTGCGATTTTCAGTGAAGATAGCCAATTTACTGCTTCAAACAATACTAATACTCTGACCGTGGATCCAACACTTACCAACGTGACAATGAATCCGATAAGTGGTTATAGGGGAGATAATATCCCATTAAATGCCAAATTATGGGATTTAATCTTTGATATTCCAGTAAATGGAAGAACCATAGATTTTTTCATTAATGGAACTAATGTAGGTTCTAATACAACGGATATCAACGGAATAGCTACTTTCAGTTACACAATTGTAGAAAATATTGGTGATTATGTATTATCTACTGTTTTCAACGGCGATGAACAATTTGGAGCTTCAAATGGCACCACTATATTGTCAGTCAATGCAACACCAACAACCATTGTTATTGAAAACGTAACAACCAACAAAGGTCAAAATGTGGTTTTAAATGCCACATTATGGGATACATACCGCAATCAAACTATAGCTGGTCAAAATATAACTTTCAAAGTTAATGGAGCAGTTATTGGTTCTGTAATCACTGATACTAATGGAACAGCCATTTTAAACTATACTGTAGATTTAATAGGTGGAAAATACCCAATTGAAACAGAATTTGCAGGAGATACACAGTATGCTAACTCTTCAGCAATAGGAACACTCAAAGTACTATCCGCTAACCTGTACATTCAGGTGAAAACCAGTAAAAACAATCCAAAACTAGGTAAAAAATTCACCCTAACCTATAAACTTGGAAATAAAGGCCCAGATTCAGCAAATAATGTCATAGTAACCATATTCATGCCAAAAGGATTCCAAATAACTGGAATTACTGGTGATGGTAACTGGACTTACAACCAATACAATAACACCATAACTTGGACACTAAAAACTGTGGAAGTAGGTGACCCTTACCTCTACATTACCGGGAAAAACACCAACACTGGAAACCATATATTTGCTTCAAGTATATCCTCAGAAACCTATAATTCCAACACAGAAGGCGTAACAAGCATTAAAATTGTTACCCCAACCAATAAAAACAATCACCACACAAATACCGTCACAGTAAAAGCTGCAACACAAATAAACACAGCTAATGCAACAACCGGAAATGCAACCGACAATCAGAATACAACAAACACAACCAGCGATTCCAATTCAACTACAGCTGAAAAAACTCCAGTAAACTGGTTATCCTATTGGTGGATACTAATACTGCTTATTTTAGTAGCCGGTGGATACTGGTACTTACTGGCAAACAATAAAGGAGAATAATATTTCTCCATTTTTATTTTTTTTATTTTTCTAAAATTAATTAATTAAATCAGCTCATTTTACGAAAATAAGTCATTATACTATTTATTTTAAAATAATTTAGATAATAATGAGAATTTTTATTATCAATCAAGTACAAAAATAAAATCATCTGAATTTAGATTAAGTGGAGTTATTAACATGGCAAATCTAATCTATATTGCTACCAGCCTTGATGGATTTATTGCCAGACAAAATGGAGATATATCCTGGCTAGAAAACGTTCCAAATGTCCACAATAGTGACTTTGGATATGGTGACTTCATTAATCGAATTGATGGAGTTATACTGGGAAGAAATACCTATGAAGCCGTTTTAGGATTTGAATCCTGGCCATACAATCAACCAGTTTTTGTTTTAAGTAATAGTTTAAATAAAATTCCTCAAGAATTGGAAGGAAAAGTAGAGATAGTTAATGGAGAATTAAAATCCATATTAGACACTTTAAAGGCGAGAAAAATTCATAATCTATACATTGATGGTGGAAAAACTATTCAATCATTTCTAAAAGAAGATCTCATAGATGAAATGATAATTACCACCGTCCCTATTTTATTAGGAGATTGAATCCCATTATTTGGAGATATAAAAAGAGATTTGAAGTTTAAATGTGAAAAAGTTGAATATATAAGTCAATTCGTGGTAAAACATTATTATACAAGAGATAAAGAAAATTGGAGGATTAAATAATACCCAATTACGAAATATCTAACTAAATACCCTCAAAAATCTTCCTCATTAATCACTGCAGAAACAATTTCAGTCGGGGCCCCTTTTTTATACCGGAAATCGCACTTATCAGCACCCTCGGCCAGAGTCATTGTCCTTTTAAGTCCCAGACAACCATATTTACTCTCAGGTATGTCCATTGCGCACATGTAGGGAACAAATTCATCGGCCCCTTTCTCTTGGAAAAATTTGCAGATGGCACATTCTTTAAAGTCCAGGCCAAAATCAAAGTCTTCCCCTTCCACAAATTCAAAAACAAAATCTCCATGATATATCCTATTTTCAGATTCACTGGCCATATATTTAAGAAATCCTATAACTTGAGGATTATCCATGGGCATTATCTCATCAGAGTTATTTTTAAAAAAATCATCAGCATGCCGGTAGCAGATTTCGCCAATATCCTTCAAATCTTTTCCCCTTCTTTTCAAAACCAAGTAAACAGCCAAATATTGAGTGGTAGAAGTAATGGTGATAGTTAATGGATTATCAGAACCTCCAATATAGGGCATATCTTCTAGAAGAGAATTATATTCTTTTTTTATTTGAAAAGCAGCAGTTTTAGCAAAGTCATCACCAAACTTTTTTCCTATGAACTGTTTAATGCCCTTATTAAAGCTCTCAAATTCTATTAAGAGTTTAGATTTTTCTTCTGCAGAATAACCTGTCATAGTATTTAATTTGTAGTTAATATCATAAAGAACTTGCGAAATATTTCCATTAAACGGTAGTCTAATTACAGTAAACATTATTATAATTAAAAATCATAGAAAATTAGGAATTAACATGCAGGTTATTAATATTCAAATAGAAGAATAAATTTATAAAATAAAATTAGGAGTATTTAGAATTATAATTAATTTATAGGGGATTATAATGTTTAAGGAGAATTTTAAAACTTTCAACAAGCTTAGGTGGTCTTTAATATTCATATTTTTAATGGTTAATATTCTTTTAATTTTCACCTATCAAAACTCTAACTTGCTAGCACTGGATTCTTTTCTGGTAACCGCACTTCTATTTATTCTAGCAGTATTGCATGGAAGAGAACGATATGGTGGAAAAAACATTGCAATCTTTTTCCTGATCACCTGGGCAGTTAGTTTCTTTTTTGAAAATCTGAGCATAGCTACAGGTTTCCCATTTGGTTTTTATCATTATTCTCCCAGCCTGGGACTGTTAACCGTGCCACTGATTATAATATTCGCCTATTTTGCCATAGGATACTTGGCCTGGATGTTATCCCATGTATTAACTGGCCAGTACGCGAAAAAACTTCAAGGAAAACAAGTATTTATCGTTCCATTCATCGCGGCCTTTCTCATGGTCATGTGGGATTTAACAGTTGACCCCATTTCATCAACTTTACAGGGCCTCTGGGTGTGGACCACCCCCGGAGCTTACTTCGGAGTTCCCATATCCAACTTCTTTGGATGGTTTTTAGTAGTATACCTCTTTTTCCAGACATTTGCCCTGTATATTTCCAGATACGATATTCTAAAACCAGGAAAACTTTCTAAAATATCTAATAAACCTTACTGGATGGAAGCAGCTGCTATTTATGGTATAACTGCTCTGGGAACCATATTATCAGTTTTCTACCAGTACAATGATATTACCATATCCATGGCCCTGATTACGGTTTTCACCATGATTTTTGTGACCATATTGGCCCTGGTTAACATCGGAAATAATCCAGAGTTAAAATAAGTTTAAAATATGGCCGTTATTTCTAAAAAAAGAGATTAATGCAAAAAAGAAAAGGATCAAATATGAAAACAAATCCAGCATGGTACTTTAGCGAAAAACAGATAGGTGTAGATTATTTAGATTCAAAAATTGCCAGAGATTACGATAATCAGCACCAAAAGTTCAGAGATTTCCAGGACGAAGCAGAAGATATGGTGGAAAAATTAAAAATAACAAAAGAAGATGTGGTGCTTGATTTTGGTTGTGGGACTGGCGAAATTGCCCTAAATCTGGCCCAATATTCTAAAAAAGTTGTCTGTGTAGATCTATCTCCAGAAATGCTAAATATTTTAAAAACAAAGGCCAGAAAACAGAATATTAATAATATCGAAACCCATTGCGGCGGATTTTTATCTTATCTGCATGAAGGAGAAGCTGTGGATAAAATAGTTTCCAAATTCGCCCTACACCACCTTCCTGATTTCTGGAAATCCATAGCCTTGCTTAAGATGGCCAACATTTTAAAGGCCGACGGAAAACTTTATTATTCCGATTTGGTATTTACATTTGATCCTGAAGACCATGAAAATGATATTAATGGTATGATAGAAGATCTTCGTTGTGCAGCTGGTGATTCCATGGCCCATGAAACTTTAATCCATATTAAAGAGGAATTCAGTACCTATGACTGGATTATGGATGGTTTATTTGAAAAAACAGGTTTTTCAATTAACTCAAAAATAATAGAAGGAAATTTTTTAACATATATTTGTTCTAAAAAATGAATTATTAATAATTCAGAACTTTTCAAATAGTTTTTATGGGTGGAGAAAAATATATTATTTTTAACTATTTCACCCCAAAGTTTATTACTCTTTAAAATAAAAGTTAAATCTCTATTTTACTTCAGGATGCTAATTAATTTAACTCCTTTTTATTAAAATAATGATTTTATTGTAGTTAAATATCAAACTACGCATTAATATATTCATTTATAATATACGAATACCATGTAATTAATAATATACTATTATGGAGAAAATAATGAGTTCTAATAAAAATCCCACCAGTGATATGGATCAACGAATCTCCACTATAACTGGAGACCCTAAAAAAGCCATACGTATGCTTTCAGTTCCTATGATTATTTCCATGCTCTTAATCATGGCTTATAATTTAGCAGACAGTATATGGGTAGCTGGTCTAGGGCCTAATGCTCTGGCAGCTCTGGGATTTGTCACCCCACTATTTATGATAGTCATGGGACTGGGTAATGGCCTGGGGGCAGGAGCAGCATCATTAATTTCCCGTTGTATAGGTGCAAAGAATAAAAAAGGTGCAGATAATGCTGCCACACACTCCATAATTCTCACCATAGTGATTTCAGTATTTTTAACTGCAGTTCTCTTAATATTTCTCCCCAGTATTCTTCTGGCCATGGGAGTAGGTGAAACCCTGGATCTGGCCATTCAGTACGGGCAGGTCATATTTGGAGGTTTAATATTCATCATATTTTCCAGTGTAGCATCTGGTATTTTAAGGGCAGAAGGAGATGCAAAAAGACCCATGTATGCCATGGCCGCCACTGCCATCTTAAATATAATTATAGACCCCATATTTATCTATTATTTTGGATGGGGAGTTAGTGGGGCTGCCTGGGCTACGGTTCTCTCTTCAGGCATCTCCTGTATTTTTATGATCTACTGGTTACTTCTAAAAAGAGATACTTATGTTTCTTTTTCCAGAGAAGATTTCCAAGCAAGCTGGAAAGTAGTAAAAAATATTTTGGCCGTGGGTCTACCCGCCAGTGCCGAGTCATTTGTAATGTCAATTTTAGGCATAGTATTAAATTTAGTCCTGGTCATGACCGGCGGAGCCGAGGCAGTGGCCGTTTATACTGCCGGATGGAGAGTAGTGATGATGGCCATGATTCCACCCATAGGGATTGGAACTGCAGCCATAACTGTTTCTGGAGTAGCATACGGCTCTAGAAAATACGGAAATCTTACTAAAACTCTCCACTACTCAGCCAAATTAGGGGTGGGAATTGCTTTAGTCACAAGTGTCCTCACCTATATCTTTGCTCAAAATATTGCCAGCATATTTGCATATTCCTCCCAGAGTGCTTTCATGGCCCCAGCTATTGCTGCGTTTTTACAGGTGATGTGCTTGTTCTATCTAACAGTTCCCCTGGGAATCACTGCCAGTTCAGTTTTCCAAGGCATGGGAAAAGGAATAACCTCGCTGATACTTACCGTGCTCCGTGAAGTAGTTTTCATTTCATTCTTTGCATATCTATTTGCTTTTGTATTGAATATGGGATCTCAAGGAGTATGGTGGGCAATAGTTGTGGGTGGAGGTCTGGGATGTGTTGTGGCCTATCTATGGGCCAATTATTACATCAAAGGCATTAAAAAGAATTATTAAAATTAGTGGATTTGGATAGTAGTTTCAATAATATATAAAAATCAGACTAGATTAAACTCCCAAATAGCCCATATTGCAAAATTTTGAATTCTAACCACTTTCAGATAATATCGTTAAAAGCTAATCTGACCAGAGTTAATAATAATTTAATTATTTTATCCATTAATTATAATTAACAAACTAATCAAAATCTTTTTATAATATGAACCCAAACCTTAATAAGCTGTTCTATGCCGGGATAGTCTAGCTTGGTAAGGCGCAAGACTGGAAATCTTGTGGAGATTCTCTCCGCCTGGGTTCAAATCCCAGTCCCGGCGTTCAATTCTTTAAAAAACAGATCGGCCAATTTATTAATTCTGGTTTTTAAATTTATTCTATTTCATCAACTATTTTATAAATTTTTTTAGAACTTTGATTGATACTCTATTTCTTTAAATGTAATCTAGAAATCAGTTCAATTTCCCTATTTAATTCTAGATCATCATCTTATCGGTTAAGGGATAGATTATGATTAAATCATGTATTTATAGAAATAATAAATAAACAGCAAATATTATTTAAAGTTCAGAACAGGAAAAGACTTTTATTCTGGAAATAAGGCCTATTTTACATAAGTGTTTAATAAAAAGAAGTTTAATATTGAATTATCAATTTCTAAATTGCCGAGATAGTCTAGTCTGGTAAGGCGCAGGATTCGAAATCCTGTGAGCATTCGCTCTCCCTGGGTTCAAATCCCGGTCTCGGCGTCTAAATTTTTTTATATAGTTTATTTTTTTGGAATGGATTAAAATATTAAAATCCATTCACTAATTAAAAATAGTCATGGCCCTGCACCTCAGGATTTATTAGATTTCCAGGATAATTTATGACTCAGTGATAGAAAAGCTTTATAAGAGGCATAGCCACGTTCCCCATAAATTTTACTTTGTATTTAAATCCTCTTCCTTCAAGTTCCTCTGAAACATCCCCTAAAAGTTCAGGAATGTCTAGTTTTTGCGGACACATCTTCACACACTTTCCACAGTTAATACAAAGCCCTGCATGCGATTCATCTCCGCCAAATAAGCCTCCAAAACGTTGTAAATACATAAAAGACGCTCCTCTTTTTTTAAACATGTATTTGTAATTATATATGCTGAAACATTCAGGTATATCCACTCCCACCGGGCATGGCATACAGTAACCACAAGAAGTACAGTCAATTTTCATGAGATTTCCATAAACTCCTTTAACTTCATCATAGAGTTTTAGATCATCTGCAGTTATTGAATCTGATAGTGTGTCTTTTGCAACCTTAATATTCTCTTTAAGTTGATCTAATTCCCCCATTCCAGAAACTACACATGTAACTTCTGGATGGTTTAAAACCCATCTCAAAGCCCATTCTGCTGCACTTCTCTTAATATCAGCTTTTTCCCATATTTTTTGCGCATCTTCAGGTACATCTCCCGCGAGAATACCTCCTTTTAATGGTTCCATAATGAATACTGCAATTCCCTTGGAGTATGCATATTTAACACCTTCAATTCCGGCCTGATTTTTTTCATCTAAATAATTGTACTGAATTAAGCACGCGTCCCAGTTGTAAGCATCTACAATTTCTTTAAAGACTTCGCTATTGTCATGGAAAGAAAATCCAATATTTTTTATTTTACCTTTTGCACGGGCATCTTCTAAAAATTCCAGAACTCCCAGATCTTTAAGTTTTTCGAAACTGTCTTTACCCAGCGCATGGATTAGATAATAATCAATATAGTCAGTCTGAAGCTTTTCAAGTTGTATTTCCAGATATTTTTCCATGTCTTCATATTTATTAATAAACCATGACGGCATTTTAGTGCAGAGCTTCACCTTTTCCCGGTATCCGTCTTTCAGGATTTCTCCTAAAAATGATTCACTTGCACCTCCGTGATAGAGAAATGCAGTGTCAATAAAATTTATTCCATTGTCTATCCCATGATAAATCAGTTCTTTTGCACTTTCTTTATCAATTCGACCTGTTTTAGTTGGAAGCCTCATAGCACCGAATCCAAGTGCTGAAATTTCATCATTGTTTCTTTCAATCTTCCTATATTGCATTGTATCAGCCTGTTAATTGTCTTTACTTATTTTCTTTGCTTTTCTTCCCATTATTCTTCCATTAATCGCCAGGTAAAATTTGAATACTGGAGGCACAACTTTTGTTAAAACACCTTCCATATCCCCCGATACATCATCTAAAAGATCCATAATAGGTAAATCCTGAGGGCAGTGTTTTTCACATTTTCCACATTTTATACACTTAGATGCATAAGCACCTTCATGGAAAACTCCTAGACCCAAAGCATATTGCAATTGGTTCATTCTTTTATTTCCAAAGATATATGTGCTGTCGTAGAATTCAAAACACCGAGCTATATCTACTCCTGCAGGGCAGGGCATACAATACTGACATCCGGTACATCCTATTTTCATCAGATCCCTATATTTATCTCTAACTTTTTCCACCAACTCTAATTCTTCTGATTTTAAAGAATTAGGTAATGCTTCATCTGCAATTCGAAGATTTTCTTTTATATGTTCTTCTTCATTCATCCCTGAAAGTACACATGTAACTTCTGGATGATTTAAAATCCATCGTAAGGCCCATTCTGCAGGTGTTCTTTTTATTTCCGCTTGATTCCAGATATCTTCCACTTCCGAGGGTATGTTTTTTGTCAAATTGCCTCCTCTAAATGGTTCCATAATTATTATTCCCAGTCCTTTCTCTGCTGCATATTCTAAACCTTCTTTTCCTGCTTGATTTTTTTCATCAAGATAATTATATTGAATCATGCAAAAATCCCAATCATATGCATCCACAATTTCTTTAAAAAGTTCTTTATCTCCGTGGAATGAAAATCCTGCATTGATTATTTTCCCCTCAGATTTTAATCTATCCAGAAATTCCAGTGCCCCAAATTTCAGCATTTTTTCCCATCCAGGATGATTAAGGCCGTGTAACATGTAATAATCAATATAATTGATATTAAAATTCTCCAGCTGGACTTTAAAAATATTCTCCATGTCTTCTGCCTTA
Protein-coding regions in this window:
- a CDS encoding aldo/keto reductase; translation: MQYRKIERNNDEISALGFGAMRLPTKTGRIDKESAKELIYHGIDNGINFIDTAFLYHGGASESFLGEILKDGYREKVKLCTKMPSWFINKYEDMEKYLEIQLEKLQTDYIDYYLIHALGKDSFEKLKDLGVLEFLEDARAKGKIKNIGFSFHDNSEVFKEIVDAYNWDACLIQYNYLDEKNQAGIEGVKYAYSKGIAVFIMEPLKGGILAGDVPEDAQKIWEKADIKRSAAEWALRWVLNHPEVTCVVSGMGELDQLKENIKVAKDTLSDSITADDLKLYDEVKGVYGNLMKIDCTSCGYCMPCPVGVDIPECFSIYNYKYMFKKRGASFMYLQRFGGLFGGDESHAGLCINCGKCVKMCPQKLDIPELLGDVSEELEGRGFKYKVKFMGNVAMPLIKLFYH
- a CDS encoding MATE family efflux transporter, whose translation is MSSNKNPTSDMDQRISTITGDPKKAIRMLSVPMIISMLLIMAYNLADSIWVAGLGPNALAALGFVTPLFMIVMGLGNGLGAGAASLISRCIGAKNKKGADNAATHSIILTIVISVFLTAVLLIFLPSILLAMGVGETLDLAIQYGQVIFGGLIFIIFSSVASGILRAEGDAKRPMYAMAATAILNIIIDPIFIYYFGWGVSGAAWATVLSSGISCIFMIYWLLLKRDTYVSFSREDFQASWKVVKNILAVGLPASAESFVMSILGIVLNLVLVMTGGAEAVAVYTAGWRVVMMAMIPPIGIGTAAITVSGVAYGSRKYGNLTKTLHYSAKLGVGIALVTSVLTYIFAQNIASIFAYSSQSAFMAPAIAAFLQVMCLFYLTVPLGITASSVFQGMGKGITSLILTVLREVVFISFFAYLFAFVLNMGSQGVWWAIVVGGGLGCVVAYLWANYYIKGIKKNY
- a CDS encoding class I SAM-dependent methyltransferase; translation: MQKRKGSNMKTNPAWYFSEKQIGVDYLDSKIARDYDNQHQKFRDFQDEAEDMVEKLKITKEDVVLDFGCGTGEIALNLAQYSKKVVCVDLSPEMLNILKTKARKQNINNIETHCGGFLSYLHEGEAVDKIVSKFALHHLPDFWKSIALLKMANILKADGKLYYSDLVFTFDPEDHENDINGMIEDLRCAAGDSMAHETLIHIKEEFSTYDWIMDGLFEKTGFSINSKIIEGNFLTYICSKK
- a CDS encoding carotenoid biosynthesis protein yields the protein MFKENFKTFNKLRWSLIFIFLMVNILLIFTYQNSNLLALDSFLVTALLFILAVLHGRERYGGKNIAIFFLITWAVSFFFENLSIATGFPFGFYHYSPSLGLLTVPLIIIFAYFAIGYLAWMLSHVLTGQYAKKLQGKQVFIVPFIAAFLMVMWDLTVDPISSTLQGLWVWTTPGAYFGVPISNFFGWFLVVYLFFQTFALYISRYDILKPGKLSKISNKPYWMEAAAIYGITALGTILSVFYQYNDITISMALITVFTMIFVTILALVNIGNNPELK
- a CDS encoding aldo/keto reductase, with amino-acid sequence MLYREIEKNGDELSVLGFGAMRLPTNNGRADEKRATEQIRYAIDHGVNYIDTAIAYMNEPLVGRALGDGYREKVKIATKLPPWNVNKAEDMENIFKVQLENFNINYIDYYMLHGLNHPGWEKMLKFGALEFLDRLKSEGKIINAGFSFHGDKELFKEIVDAYDWDFCMIQYNYLDEKNQAGKEGLEYAAEKGLGIIIMEPFRGGNLTKNIPSEVEDIWNQAEIKRTPAEWALRWILNHPEVTCVLSGMNEEEHIKENLRIADEALPNSLKSEELELVEKVRDKYRDLMKIGCTGCQYCMPCPAGVDIARCFEFYDSTYIFGNKRMNQLQYALGLGVFHEGAYASKCIKCGKCEKHCPQDLPIMDLLDDVSGDMEGVLTKVVPPVFKFYLAINGRIMGRKAKKISKDN